ACCCGGTGGTGGCGTCTTGTAAGGTGGCAGGTTTGAGGTTGCAGTGGTGGGGCAGCGTCAGCCAAAAATAACCATGGGGCGCTGGAGTGGCTGGGATCTGGGAGGGCAGACGCTGACCTGGCTGGCTGCTCTTCTTGTCAACCCAGTTCTCTGGCCAGGAACTGCAAATGAGAAGCCGACTAGGCCTGTGCTCAGAGAAAAGCTGGCATCCTTGGCCTGGTTTCCTTTACATTATCTTTCTTCGCTGTGTAAGAGCAGAGCCTTCCTGAACATAATTGTGACCCTTAGCTTCTTTAAATAACCTGTTTGCTGGGGTCTCAGAGCTTCAGAGATAATTGATGAGAAATGGGATCTAGAGCCCTGGCTGGGAAGATAATGAGGGACATCTGGTATTCCCAATATTACCTCTGTCTAGATTGTGTTGAAGCAGAGGTTATCTCCGCTCTGATTACCTGGTGTGGTACCTTATAGTTCTCATCCTTGTCATCTCCACTGCCAAGTTAGCTGGGGGGTGTTGTCTCCAATTTTCAGGTATGGTGACCAAGGCCTAGAGTGACTTGTGTAAGGTCACTAGGCCAGTAAGTGGGAGCACTGGGATTTAGTTTGGGGTTTTCTACCCAGAGCTCTCTCTCCCCTTGGAGGGaacttataaaatattctttatgtcCTAACATAGACCCAGAGGTGTTAACTGGAATCTTTATAACCTTGTTCATGAAAAGCTGACTTAAGTAAAGCATTTGACCTAAAGGCGTGTGCTAGGCATTGTTAAAGAAGCGGCACAGTGTAATTCTCACAGAGCCCTATAGAGATTACTATCCCCTTGTTGCAAGAAGAAGTTGAAGGTCACAGTGGTTTAATAACTTGCCTAAGGGCACAGAGCTAGAAGTGGCAGTGTCGGGACTCAGACTGACATCTGTCTGGCTCTGAATTTGTGCTCGGTCCACTAACGTGAACACGGTGGGCATAAGAACCCTCTAGGTCCCAGGAGGGAGTCTTTGGCTCTGGTGTGGACCAGACCACATCCTCCAGCTCTGGTGCTTTGCCTGTGTGGCCACCAGAGCATCTTCCATGTCACTTAAGGAGATGCGAGATTCCGCCTTCCTTCCATAACTTGGGCACCTGACCCAGGGTAATTGCAGGAAACAGTGAAACCTTAGTCAGCTGATCGTCAAAACAGAACAACAATTTAAGCTCTTGAGGAGCTGTGGGTGATTTTACATTGTATTTACCTCCAAGGTTTGCTGGGGCCTGGGCTTCCGGGTAGATAGGAGAAGAAACCTGCTGGTGGGGAGATTGAGAGCAGTGATTTTCTCAGGATCGTGGAGAAGCTCCCAGGGGTGTAGTCGGATATGCCTGGCTGCCCTGCCCATCCACAGGGAGCTGGTTCATTCTGCTCTCCTGACAGACCCTTCTCATGGGAGGGGGCAGCCTCAGTGGGTTTGTCCAAATGTGCTTAGTCGGGCGAACCCATGACTGACCACTGTTGGAGTTTGGCTAAGCCAGGTAAAGGGTTGGGAGGAAGGCTGGCCGTGATCTCTGCCCAGCCCTCCGATGGAGGCAATGTCAGGGTTCTGGTGGGTGGAACAGTGAGCTGGCCTCACATAGACATCTTCCTCAGCTGGTGTCTGACCCAGCCTGGCAGTTTTCTGTAGCAGATTTAAGTCTCTGCTGAACAGGGACAGTGAGGTAGGGCCCTTTTGGCCTGCCTCTCGGAGCACACAAGCTTGCCAGCCCCTCAGCCCTCCAGCTCCTCCCGAGAGGAGCACAGGAGAGGGGACTGGAGCAGGGGGTCTAGCAGCGGTGGTACGGTTGGAGGCGGGGCACTGCCTGGCACGGTAGCGCGGGTGGTTGGAGCGTGCCACAGGGGTCTTGGGCAAGAAACTCGGGGGCTCTGAGGATGCTGGTATCAGCTTACTGGAGCTGAGACAGAGTGTGGAGCAGCGGGGGCTAGACAGACCCCCAGCTCTGTTTGGCCGGCCCCTCGGATCGGCTAGGAAATGTTTGTGAGACCCTGTGCACCTTGTGTCTGCCGGCGGCCCCTCACCCTGATGTGTGGTCTTTGCTCCCTTGAGTGGGGTCTGGCTCCGGGCCTCAGCCAGGCAACTTGGCTTCGGACTGGAGGGCTTTCACCCTTGGCTGCTGTGGGTTGGCTCCCTGCCAACAGCCCTTTGACTCTGGCCTCTGGCTTGACAGACCGGTCGCTTCATAGAACCCCACAGACAGGAGGGAACTGTGCCCCGGACGCTGTCCTCTCTCCTTGGCCTTGGTCTCCTGCGATGGCGCCCCGCATCCCTGCACCTGTGCCAGCTCGCGGTGCCCCGGgcgcccaggccccaggccccgcGCTGCTGTGCGGGGGAGGCAGCTGTTTGTTTGTCCACTGGCGCGGGAGGGTGTTGCCCGTTGTGTGCTGTGTGACCAGTGTGACCTCAGAGCTCTTTTTTGCTTCATAAACCCCTGGGAGGGGCTGCCCCCAAACACAACAATGGGCCTCTTCTTCAGGAGCGCCTCGGCTCCCCGAGCAGCCCCTGGGCTGGAGTGGCCGGAGGTGGCTGGCCGCCCGGCTGCCCGCTGAGCACGGCTGTCTCTCCCGTGGCCTAGATGCATCACTGTAAGCGATACCGCTCCCCTGAGCCAGACCCGTACCTGAGCTGCCGATGGAAGAGGAGGAGGTCTTACAGTCGGGAGCACGAAGGGAGACTGCGGTACCCGTCTCGAAGGGAGCCTCCGCCCCGGAGATCTCGGTCCAGAAGGTGACGGGAGGctaggtgggaggaaggggctccATCCCTCggcagggctggggagacagCGGGGAGCCTGGGCTCCTTCGGGGCCTGCCGCCTCTGCCGCTGCctccccccccctgccccccctgcCGTCCCAGCGGCAGTCCCGAGCCTCCGTGTTTGCTGCTGTCCTGCTGCCCCTTTCTCTGTCCTTGAGTCTTCCTTGTCCAGACGCGGTCCCCATTTTCTAGGCCAGCAGCTCCCCTGCTGACTTCCGAGCCTCCCTCGGTGGGGTTAAGAACACAGCCTCTGTCCTTTCCAGAGGTTGGCCCCTCATCCTGTGTTAGCAGCCCCCAGGAGCTCTGGGGTGCTGGGACCCCCCGAGGCCCTTCACCCTGCTCTCCTTCCACCgtgctctgcctcctgccctggaGGGGTGCCGCCAGCGGCCCAGCTTCTGGAGGCGGGACTTCACGCACacgctctccccccacccccgcccccatctgGATGCCTCTGCTCCAACAGGCCACCCTTGTGAGCTCTTTGTGGGGGCCTCACCACACGCCTTTTGCCCAGAAGCGAAACCTGGGCTGGTGGGAGGAAGGTCCCCATCTTACCGGTGTCTCACCCCCCTCCCGGCAGCCACGACCGCCTGCCCTACCAGAGGAGATACCGGGAGCGCCGTGACAGCGACACATACCGGTGTGAAGAGCGGAGCCCCTCGTTTGGAGAGGACTGCTATGGGTCTTCACGTTCCCATCATCGCCGGCGGTCACGGGAGAGGGAGCCGTACCGGACCCGCAAGCACGCCCACCACTGCCACAAACGCCGCACCAGGTCTTGTAGCAGCGCCTCCTCGGTGAGTGATGGCCAGAGTGTGCCGGCTGGGGCTTAAAGGCCTCCTGTCTTTCTAGCCTTCTCTCAGGCTGGCTGGTCTGGGTGAGTACTGCCAGCCCCACGCACGCGCATTgggtgtgcgtgcatgtgtgtgcgtctgtgtcgTCTGGTCCAGGTGCCgggctgagcagggggcccggcTCCTCCGTCTTCTGACCACTGGCAGTGGAGGCCAGAGGGGCTCTGGTGCTGGCGCCGGCTGGCCCCCGGCCCGTCCGTGTCTCCGCGCTGCTCTGGACCTGGGCCACGTGGTGCGAGTGGCCGCGGACACTTAGGGAACCTGATAGGGTTGCTGGTACATGGTCTGGAGCTGCGTGGCCCGGTCCCTCCCACCCGGAGATGGGCCCGCACCCATGGCCGCGTGCGCTGACTGGCGTGGCCGGCACCCCCCTCCGCGGCCTCTCGTCTCCACACCCCTCCCTGAAGGCCTGGAGGCTGCAGTGCACTCGGGTAGGGGAGGTCTGCCTGTCAGTCAGCTCAGACCGGGAGCTTCCCCTCCGACCTCTGATCTCCAGCCAGGCCCTCTTCAGCCTCGCCTCTTCCCGTGAGGGGCGGTCAAGACAAGGGGGACAGCCGCCTGTGTGACGGGGCACGTGAACGAATTGCAGAGAGGCCCGCAGCCCCAGGCCTCATCCAGTCGCCGGCCGCACGCCCGGAGCGGGGCCTGGCCGTGTCGTTAGCGCGGAGGAGGTCTAGATCTCTGCCGACTGGGAGCCCACGCTGCACTCGGGCCCCCTGTGTGTTTGTCTGGTCACGTGctgtcttctcttctcctccccccaccccgtccttCTTCCCTCCCGCTGGCCAGGAGGCCCCAAGGAGTAGTGGTGGAACCCGTGCGGGGGGCCCGGCCTGTCTTCTGCTCAGCTTTCCCATGACTTCCTTGAGCGGCCACGGGGTACGGGCTGGCTGCGGGCGCCCAGCACTGCCTGGTGGCCTCTGTGCACGCTGCCACACGCTGCTCCAGGATGGCGGTGCAGGTCTGTGGCTCCGCGGCTTCTCTTTCTGGTGCCCTCTGTCGTCATGAGCTCAGGATGGCCTGGCCTGTGAGATCATGGGCGCCAAGGCCAGGGCAGGAGCTGGCGTGGGGCCTGTGTGGCCCATCGTGGTAGGTGGTCGCCTGGCCCAGAGGATCCTGGGCTCCTTCCCTGCTCGAGGCTGGCGGCACAAGGGCCGCCGGCGGAAGGCCGTTTCTGGTGGTGATGTCGAGTCTGGCCGTGATGCCGTCTGGGGGCAGGTGGCGGCTTGGCTCTGAGTGGCAGCTGTCGGGTGTGTGCAAGGCTGCGTGTGCGAGGCAGGCAAGGGCAGGCCGGGCGTTCTGCAGCTGAAGCCAGCGTGGTCTCTGGCCGTTCCGGACCACCGGACCCAGGCTGAGCCAGCCACCTTCTTGCGCCGTTCTCACCGCGTCTTCGCGCTGGCTGGAGCCATCACGGGAGGGCCCGGGAGGGGGACACTCAGTGGCGAAGGGAGCCGGGGCTGTGGCTCTCCGCGCGGCCCGGCCCCTCAGCAGCGGAGGCTTGGTCGTCTTTCTGAGCGTTTGCGGCGCCCTTCTCTTAGATAATGTCCGAGTTTTCTTTACATACCTGTAgctgtttttacttttctgtttttgaagtCAGTTTGTGTCTTGACGTGTCCCTTGCAATATCCCTATCGTTATATATGCTGTGTGCCTTATGAAATGCTGGGATCTGGAAAatccaaccaaccaacccaccGGCTCCTCACCGTCTCCACCTCTGCCTTTGACTGACACCTCAATCTGTCAATCGGAACCGCCTACCATGCGATTGGTCGGATGGCGTTTCGGGGGGCGGTGCATGCAGAGAAGCCAACAGAGCAGTAAGCGCGGCAGCCGGAGTGTGGAAGATGACAAGGAGGGCCACCTGGTGTGCCGGATCGGCGATTGGCTCCAAGAGCGATGTACAGCCACCTTTCGTAAAACTTTACCTCTCTACTTTCTACCCCCTTGTTAGACGAGACCTCTCCTGCCCGGAGGGGCCTCTAGTGCGCGTGGCGCCTTAGCGGGGCCACCAGTAATTGCCTGAATGACACAGACGCTAGCAACTTCTGTTTTTAAGAGTGTAGCCGTGAGAGAgaaaccttttttgtttttgagaatttGAATGCTGTGAACTTGCAGGAGCTGCCAGCCCTCTGCCCTCCAGGCCCTCATGCcctgcttcttttctctcctagATGAGATCGTGGGGAACCTGGGCGAAGGCACGTTTGGCAAGGTGGTGGAGTGCCTGGACCACGCCAGGTGAGCCGTCCTGGGCGGAGCCAGCCTGCGGGCTCTGATGGGGGTGGGCGTCGGCTTCCCCTTTGGCTTTCTGGAGGGTTGCGCCGTAGCGGGGTGCCGGCCTGCGCTTGTTGGACTTCTGCTGATCTCCTGCAATAGGGAGAAACTCCCGGGGCTCCGCAGGCATGTGGCCTCCCTGCCCACGAACTGTTGGCCAGCGAGGGGCGCCGCCCTGGCGGCCCTTCGAGCCGGTGGCTGTGATGGTCGCTGTCGGCACACGGCCGAGGCGCTGGCCCTTCTGTGGTCTGGGTCCGCTTCCTGCCATCTCGTGTCGGGTTAGGAATACTGCTGAGTCCAGACCAAGCCCGAGCCCCCCGAGCCCACTTGGGAGGTCTGCCCGAGAGGCTGTGCACGGCCCGGTTGCGAGGAACAAGACTCGGGCTCTCTCACCTTGCTGGCCGCTGCCTTCTCCCACGTGGCCAGGCTTGATTCCGGGTCCCTCTGAGTGCGCGGAGGTAGAACGGGGCTCtgcctgtgtgtgtttgcgtgctTCTGGGGAGCCTTGCTGCCTTCCAGGGTGCACGGTGAAAGGCTTTTGTCCCTTCGCCCTTCCTCCAGACCAGAACTCGTGCCCTGGCTGGGAGGCCACCTCCTGGGAGCCCGCTGCCTCCCTCCTCTAATGGCACTCTCATTGGTCTGGTGCTTCAGCTACCAGGTGCCTGTGTCCTTGCTGTCTCATTGGAGCCACATGCTGCCCATCACAACTTTTCTGCTCTGTTAGAGGTGAAGAGAGAGGACCCATATCCCCCAGTTGTGGAGTGCTGGCTCCGAGTACCACCGTACGGGGTGCTCAGAAAGGACAGTTATTAGACCTACCTGTCCAGCTAACCCTGTGGCCTCCATGTAAGGTAGTGACAGTGACTGACCGGAAACATCCCTGGGCTCCCAGTTCCCATTTAAATACGCCTCAGACCCAGTGTGGCCCACGAGGttagggctggggccagggggcaTCGGGACGTGTAGGCCATACTGGCATCAGAGAGAGCGGAGGCCGATCTGCGAGCTGTGGCAGGTGGGGCAGCTCATCTCTCTGGGCTGTGCCACCCTGAGTAGCCGGAGGGGAAGTGAGCCTCTGGAGTCAGGAAGGGGCAGGCACAAGGCTCGGGGGACTTTTGGGGGGTCCCCTCAGCGAAAGGAAGGGCCTGATCCTCAGAGCCATACACCTGGTGGTGGCTGCCTGTGGAACTGATGGGCTCCCTGTGCTGCAGGTCACAGTGCCGTTGAGGGATCCTGTTCTAGGAGCCTGGAGGGTGGTCTTTCCTCTGAGGCCTTTCCCTGCCCTGAAAATCTGGGAAAGGGGGATAGGGAGAAAATAACGGTATTCTCCAGAAGATGCCTCTGCCCTGGGGCCTGTGAGCTTTTTCCTTAGGCACCGACGCCAGCCTCCCAGAGGCTTCAAGCCAGGGCTGTCTCACTCTGGTTCCCCACCAGGCTTCTGAAGTCTGGCCGGCCTTTCCTGATAGCCGCCGGGCCTGGCAGTCGAACCTCAGCACGTTCCCTGCTCTGCCGGCGTCCTGCAGGTGGCCTGTTAGGCCGGGCTGGCGGGTGGGACGCACAGAGCAGGAATTCTTAAAGTCCTCGCTAGACACTGAAGAGGCCTCCTGGCGCTCGGTGGTCTCTGATGAATGCTGTGGCTCTTAGTAGGCAGGCTGGGGGGCGAGAGGGAGTGCACTAAAGGGAGCAACCTGGGGACTCCCGGCGAGAAGACCCTACCGCTGGCACCCTTACCCTCTCACCAAGGCTTTGTCCCATCCTGGAACCCCACCCCAGGGGAAGCTGTTTGCCCAGACCTGGAGATGTGCTTCAGGAAGGGCAAGAGGTGCTGCAGGAAGGTCCTGGCTGGGATGCCCTGGCCGGGGTTAGGGCTGAGCGGCCCCCAGGTCGGGTTACTGAGCGAGCTGGTGCCCGTGCCGGCCGGCGGGCCAGGCCTCTACTCTGCCCACTCTCCTGGGAGCTGGCTGTGGCTGGCATGAGAGAGGCCCAGGCGGGCCCCGACGCGCTGGCTCACCGATGCCAGGGGAGCTTGCTTCGGAGCCTGGCGGTGCGGCGGAGCCTGGGGGCGGGTTGGGGGGCAGGTGTCTGCGCTCCCCAGAGCAGGTCCTGTTCCTGGAGTCCCGCGTGGTGTCGGCCAGGAGTTgccaggtggggctggagggtcggggggggaagggctggggcaCATCTACTGAGCACGTCTGCTTCCTTCCCGGGTCTCAGAGGGAAGTCTCAGGTTGCCCTGAAGATTATCCGCAACGTGGGCAAGTACCGGGAGGCCGCCCGGCTAGAAATCAACGTTCTCAAAAAAATCAAGGAGAAGGACAAAGAGAACAAGTTGTGAGTGTCCCAGGGAATGAGAGGGAAGCTTTCGATGGGGACGGCATCTGCTCCAGCCCCAACTGCCTAGACCCCCGGGCGGAGCCGGGTGCTCTCCCCTGGTTGTCGCGCAGAGCCAGTGGCCAGGCGCAGTGAGTCCTGCTCTGCCCCAACCGTCTGCGCTCTGCGGTGGCCTCCCAGGCCCGCTTCCGGAAAGAGGGGCCGCGCAGGTCGCGGCGGGGGTCTGACGACACAGCCCCAAAGCCGCTGCGGCTCTCACGCCGTCGGCGAGTTCCCAAGGCCCACTGAGAGGTTCCTCTGCCGCCAGCCCCGGGCTGAGCCCTGCGGACTCGGGAAGCTCCgtgaagggagtgggagaagggaaggcatttttccatctctttctgagGTGCAGGGATTAGGGCTGTGTCACAAGTAGACGGGGCAGGACCCCTCAGAACTCTCCCTGTGCCAGTTGGAAGTTTAGTCCTTGCCCTGAGCTGATCTGGGTGACCTCTGATGGGGGACGTGCTCTTTGTAACTCCTGGTCTCTCTTCATGAGCACGTGTGACCCGGCAGCCTGGGAGCGGGGACCGGCTTCAtatgagggagaggcaggaagccAGCCCCCCGCAGAGCCTGAGCCCCCCCCACATCGTTCTCCCCTAGCCTGTGCGTCTTGATGTCTGACTGGTTCAACTTCCACGGTCACATGTGCATCGCCTTTGAGCTCCTGGGCAAGAACACCTTCGAGTTCCTGAAGGAGAACAACTTCCAGCCTTACCCCCTGCCGCACGTCCGGCACATGGCCTACCAGCTCTGCCACGCCCTCCGATGTAAGTGCGGCCGCCCCCGCTGCAGCACATGGGTCCCCTCCAGCTGAAAGGCCttcggggaggagggggaggcatcGGTCCCCTCCAGGGGGCTCCGGCACCCACCTCGGCCCCAGGCCgtcagggagaaaggagggagcgGCTCCAGATCAGGCCAGCTCGCCGTCCCCCCTCACCGTCCTGCAGTGGCTGGAAAGGTGGAAGCCTGCCCGGTGGATCCCAGCCCCTGGCACTGCCCGCGCAGACGCCCTCCCgctgtcccttcccctctgcctgctggcctGTCAGGGGCCCCAGCCCGCAGGACGTGGTGGGCGGCGCGGAGGGGAGGTAGCTAGGCCTGGAGCTAGGCTGTCCGGGGTCTGCACAGATGCAGGGGGCAGGGACGAGCGCTCTGAGCAAGGTGGGCGGCTCCGTGAGGGCGCAGCCCCCCGGGCTGTGCTGAAACTCACTCCGAGGAAGCAGAGGGCCATCGTTGAGGGGAGGCGGGGCACACCACGGGAAGGTCTGGACCGCTGGCTGGGAGCCTGGAGCCAGAGTGCTAAGGGCCGGGTCGCCACCActggtggggcaggggctggaggaaaAAGGTCTCCCCCAAGGCTGAGGGGTGGGAAGAGGCAGGGCTGGCTTCGGGTGGCCCTGGGGTTATTAGTTCAGTGTTCCGTTGCTACCATCTGAACATTCTTCGTAACTTTTGAATAAGGGGAACTGCATTTAGTATTTTGCCCCCGGCCTGCAAATAACGGAGCtggtgctggggagagggaggcttcCCAGGCTGAGGACGTGGAGGGAGGCTTTCTAAATGGGAACAGTGTCCCCTGCCTCTCTTGTTAAGTGTCAGAACCGGCCAGGGCCCCAAGCCCCGAGAACTCGAGAGGGAAGCCGGTGTGGAGGCGGAGTCCGCTCTGCCCCCCGGGCCCCTGCAGAAGTTGGGGGTGCGAGGGGGTGCGGGCGTGAAATCTGGTCTGGCACCGGCAGAGGGGCGTGAGATGCGGCCGGGCTGCTCAAATTCCTGCTTCTCGCCTTCCTGCGTCCCCAGTTCTACACGAAAACCAACTGACCCACACAGACTTGAAGCCAGAGAACATCTTGTTTGTGAATTCGGAGTTTGAGACGCTCTACAACGAGCACAAGGTAGGGGTCGGGAGAGGCAAGGCCGCGCTCTGGGGTAGCCCCGGATGGACCGCTGAGCCGCCGCCTTCCTTGCCCCTCAGAGCTGCGAGGAGAAGGCGGTGAAGAACACCAGCATCCGCGTAGCTGACTTCGGCAGCGCCACCTTCGACCACGAGCACCACACGACCATCGTGGCCACGCGCCACTATCGCCCACCCGAGGTGATCCTTGGTGAGTGACTGGACGGCCCCCACCCCTGACAGAGTGGCCTGCTGTCGGGAGGGTAGGACTAGAGGCAGGGATGTGCCCGCCACCAGGGCCGCTGTCACTGTGGTTGCTCACTTGGCCTTACCGAAAAGGGGTCTTCTGTTGGGGTTCAGGCAAGGGTCCCTGCCGCCTGAGTGGCAGCTGTCCTTTGATGTCTGGGCCGGGAGCACGGGGCTGAGTGTCACAGTCGTCCCCCCTCCCATGTTGGCTTTCAGAGCTCGGCTGGGCACAGCCCTGCGACGTCTGGAGCATCGGCTGCATTCTGTTCGAGTACTACCGCGGCTTCACGCTCTTCCAGGTGAGGCCTGCCGCGCCACCGGGCTCGCCTGAGCGCCGCTCCTCGGGCGCACTGCTGGGGCTGGCGTGCGGAGCCCGGTGACCGCCCCCCGGTCGGCATGCTGGGACACTCGGGCTCCCGAGGTCAGGGGAGTGGAGTGCTCAGGGCGTCCTGTGCTCGGCCTCAGCTTGGAGGACCGCGGCAGGCAGAACGAGCATTTGAGGCGGGGGGCACAGCCCGAGGGAGGGtgcagagaggggctggggcgGGCCCGTTCTGGGGAAAGTGAGGAAAGTCAGGTGTGGTGACGGACAAGTCCACCCGAGAGGCTAAGGAGCGTGAACTTGACCTCGAGAGAACGGGCTGGCAGGCTGCCACCAGGTCAGAGGCCGGGCCTGCTGTTCAGTGGTGGCTTCACATCTCTTGGGGCAAGGTGGCACCTGCCcatctttttttgtcctttattttttctgaggGGGCGGAGGCGGATACTGACCCCTGCTTGCTGTATCCCTGCCGttccaacagacccatgaaaaccGAGAGCATCTGGTGATGATGGAGAAGATCCTAGGGCCCATCCCGTCACACATGATCCACCGCACCAGGTAAGGAGCCCTGGGGGCGCCCTCAAGGGCTGGCCGTGGGGGCCTCTCCCGTCTTGGCCGTGGGTCACAAGCTACCGGCCCGTCTTCCGGGGACACCCTGGCTCCTCCAGGCTCCTGGCGGCCTTCCCTCCTGTACCCCAGTCTGAGTGACCCAGCAAACCACTTGCCCGGCCCTTCCTGCCCTGCTGTGTCCAGGCCAGCTTGGACCCGCCACCGCAGACGTGTCGCCCCTGCTACCCCTATCGCTtgactctttccttcccttcGCTTCCAGGAAACAGAAATATTTCTACAAAGGGGGCCTGGTTTGGGATGAGAACAGCTCTGATGGCCGGTATGTGAAGGAGAACTGCAAACCTCTGAAGGTCAGTTTCTGGCTTCCCCCAGCTCAACTCATGCCAAGGAGACCCCAGGCACTGGGCAGACATACAGCAGAGAGACAGGCCGGGCAGCTAAAGGCTGCCTCCTCGCTCCGGCTCTGTGGGAGGCCGCACCCGAGGCTGCTGGGTGCCGGCAGCAGGGCTGCTCGCACaccgcccccgaggggcccttagccccaccccttccccacaggGTGGCTATGGATGTAATGGGGGAACACGAGAAGAGCCAGCTGTCAGAGACACTGCTGCCTCCTGTCCC
The sequence above is drawn from the Ursus arctos isolate Adak ecotype North America unplaced genomic scaffold, UrsArc2.0 scaffold_28, whole genome shotgun sequence genome and encodes:
- the CLK3 gene encoding dual specificity protein kinase CLK3 isoform X2; its protein translation is MHHCKRYRSPEPDPYLSCRWKRRRSYSREHEGRLRYPSRREPPPRRSRSRSHDRLPYQRRYRERRDSDTYRCEERSPSFGEDCYGSSRSHHRRRSREREPYRTRKHAHHCHKRRTRSCSSASSRSQQSSKRGSRSVEDDKEGHLVCRIGDWLQERYEIVGNLGEGTFGKVVECLDHARGKSQVALKIIRNVGKYREAARLEINVLKKIKEKDKENKFLCVLMSDWFNFHGHMCIAFELLGKNTFEFLKENNFQPYPLPHVRHMAYQLCHALRFLHENQLTHTDLKPENILFVNSEFETLYNEHKSCEEKAVKNTSIRVADFGSATFDHEHHTTIVATRHYRPPEVILELGWAQPCDVWSIGCILFEYYRGFTLFQTHENREHLVMMEKILGPIPSHMIHRTRKQKYFYKGGLVWDENSSDGRYVKENCKPLKSYMLQDSLEHVQLFDLMRRMLEFDPAQRITLAEALLHPFFAGLTPEERSFHSSRNPSR
- the CLK3 gene encoding dual specificity protein kinase CLK3 isoform X1; protein product: MHHCKRYRSPEPDPYLSCRWKRRRSYSREHEGRLRYPSRREPPPRRSRSRSHDRLPYQRRYRERRDSDTYRCEERSPSFGEDCYGSSRSHHRRRSREREPYRTRKHAHHCHKRRTRSCSSASSRSQQSSKRGSRSVEDDKEGHLVCRIGDWLQERYEIVGNLGEGTFGKVVECLDHARGKSQVALKIIRNVGKYREAARLEINVLKKIKEKDKENKFLCVLMSDWFNFHGHMCIAFELLGKNTFEFLKENNFQPYPLPHVRHMAYQLCHALRFLHENQLTHTDLKPENILFVNSEFETLYNEHKSCEEKAVKNTSIRVADFGSATFDHEHHTTIVATRHYRPPEVILELGWAQPCDVWSIGCILFEYYRGFTLFQTHENREHLVMMEKILGPIPSHMIHRTRKQKYFYKGGLVWDENSSDGRYVKENCKPLKVSFWLPPAQLMPRRPQALGRHTAERQAGQLKAASSLRLCGRPHPRLLGAGSRAARTPPPRGP